The Primulina tabacum isolate GXHZ01 unplaced genomic scaffold, ASM2559414v2 Contig638, whole genome shotgun sequence genomic interval atcataacatgatcaattaatatCTTCATAGAATGGTAAtacttgaaaattttaattattgatctaTTATTTTAACACCGCCAAAATGTTGATTCATTATTTGAATCGAGCTAAAATAAAATTCAGGACATGGTCGATTAATATCTTGTTAGAATAGTagcaattgaaaattttaattatagatCTATTAGTTTTGCCTAGAGAACTTTCCGACTAGCCTTGAGGGTAGAAAAGGCAACTCAAAAATAGCATGTGTGAACAAGATATGTTCGAGCAAGATTCGGATCAATGTAATAATTAATTggaaatcccaaaaaaaaaaaaacacaaaatactaatattaaaatattatttatgttataaatatatttttattttagatgatcattgttattttattggatTTGAAAGAGCCGTGATCaagataaatatgaaaataaaatatttgtaaagatttgtattatgtatttatcatataaataagGTGATTGAGTTCAATTAAATTTTCACCTGACCATTGACTCATGAAATCTATTTCTTCTTTTATGAATTTTCTCTATTTATCTCTCTTTTTCTCTTATAATTTATAATACGTTATCAGCATGATGTTGTAAAAAACTGTGAACAAAAATACTTCTTGTTGTATTGATGCTATTGAAATAGTCCAACATATTGTTATGAGATATTATTATGTGCTCTAAAAGTAGCACAATGATAAATATTGATACATTGATGCCTATGAAATATCATGATATTGTTACTGTAAAGTATCACGATATGATATTGAGATAAATTCATGACTAAGATATGATATAAGatcaaatatattaataatataaagaGATTCGTGATTAAGATATAATATATTGATAATCTTAAGagattcatgataaaaatatgatatataattCAATATATTGAGAAACTGAATATATTCGTGATtgaaatctgatatgagatctATGATCTATAAGTGTTATTGAAAGATATAGATTTATGTCAAAATGTATTAATATTTATAAAGAAATATTAGGGGTGTCAAAAATGAACCCGACACGCTAACCCGACACGGGACGACACGAAAAATATCGGGTTTGGGTTTatgatttttcgggttcgggtcgaAACGGGTCGGACCCAAATGCAAACCCGTAAAAAAAATTTTCCGAGGGGGTTCGGGTTGACCCGGGTTAACCTGAAAAAAAATATCAGGTCACCCAGTGACCTGAACTCACCTGACCCAtcatgtttttttaaattttttttttacaatttacaCAACTATTGTCCAGGCCCATGATTTCTCACTTTCTAAACTAAAATAAAGCCTAACCCAATAATTCTCTAATATATCCAAGGATTAACCCTTGTTGACTTCTCATTTCTCATCTTGTCCAGGCGCTTTCTCCCCTTCTCACTCAAGAGTCCAAGTGAAACCCTTCACCGCTAATTCGCTTCTCGTCCAGGTGAACGAACTGAGTTTTGTTAAAGTAATCTTCGTTGAGCATGACAATGCATACAGGCCACAAAATATAGTCTCTGTTCCATGGAAAACGTGTTGATGGCATTGATTTCAATTTTCAAGTTATTCTGAGTTAATATGGTTTAACAGAGCAAACGTGCTGCAGATTTTTCACATAAGTCAAACCACTTTCTCTAACTTATTTcctcattttttaaatttttattcaaaacttTTTATATGCTGAAATTCAACATCTCTTGTGAGTTTAGACATATTAAGATTGCCTTATTTACGATAGCTTATTCTTCGGAAATTTTAGCATAATCCTCCAgtattttaatttcatttaaTAGAACTTCCCATTATAtattttggagattttttttaaaaaaataaacaaataaaatcaaaagatTGACTCATTTGTAACAGCTGTAATATAATATGCATTATTGTGAAAGTGGGTTTTTTTGGAGAAAAAAAAGGAGAAGAGTGATATGACTTGAATATATTGGTCCAAAACAGGATGTCATATGagttaaatatatattgagCCTACATTTTTAGCAAGAATAGCTTTGACATGGTGATGAGATATATTAAAGTTTCAAAATGTTCAAATGTAAAATCTTATACGTACAGGTTGTGACTTGTTGGAATTGTCATTTTTTTCTTGTAGCTAATCCTATTGTTATGCTTTTTAATTGATAGAATGAGTTCAGAACCTATTGCTCTTGTTCACGAGGAGGATAGTGTGGAGGGTGTACATGTGTTGGATTTAGATGTTGATGAAGAAACAGGTACTAACTTGCAAGGTCGGGCCTCCGGAAGTGTTAAACGAAAAAGACACTTAAAATCACAATTGTGGCAATATTTTGAGATGCTTCCAGAAGTAGAAGGAAAAGAAAAGCGTTGCAAATGTAAAGCATGTGGGACTACGTACAAAGCATACAGTAGCATGGGGACAGGTAATCTCCAACGCCATATTCTAAACACTGTCCTAGACAGAGAACTCGTGATATTGCTCAGACTTTGTTAGAACAAGGCGATAAAAGTCTTGCCATAAGGTCACAAAAGTTCAGCCAAGAAAGATTTAGAGAGTTGCTAATATTAGTAATTGTGAGACATGACTTACCGTTTCAATTTGTGGAATATGAGGCAATTAGATCAATTTTTACATATTTGGAACCTCAAGTCAATCATTTCACTAGAAACACCGCAAGGACTGATATTCTCAAGATGCATAAAAATGAATACAATAGACTAGCTCAAGAAATGCGTTCATGCCCTGGAAAAATTTGTTTCACTTCCGATTTGTGGACTTCTATTGCCACTGATGGCTATGTATGTTTGACAGTGCATTTCATTGATTCTAATTGGGTTTTGCAAAAAAAGGATTATCAACTTCTCTTACATGCCTCCACCTCACTCTGGTATTGCATTGTGTGATAAAATCAATAGCTTATTAAATGCTTGGGGAATTCAGAGAAAGGTTTTCACAATTACGTTGGACAATGCCGCTGCAAATGATGTGTTTGTTGGCCTTTTAAGGGATCATCTTAGTTTAAATTGTTCATTGGTGAATGGTGGCGAGTTTTTGCATGTTCGTTATTGTGCACACATTCTCAATTTAATTGTCCAAGAAGGTTTGAAAATAATTGATCATTCCATTGATAAGATTCGTGAATGTGTAAAGTATGTAAAAGGCAGTCAAGTGAGAAAGAAAAAGTTTGTAGAATCTGTTATCCAAACTTCACTGGATCCTAAGAAATCACTCAGGCAAGATGTTTCTACTAGATGGAATTCTACGTATTTGATGCTTTCTAGTGCCATATATTATCGACGTGCTTTTAATCATTTGAAATTGACTGATACTAATAACACACACTGTCCATTGGTTGACGAGTGGGTTCAAGCTGAATAAATATGCAAATTTCTTGAGGTTTTCTATGAGACAAAAACTTTGTTTTATGGGGTGAAATATCCTACTGCCAACCTTTATTTTCCTCGTGTCTTTACAGTTCAATTGACATTAAAAAAAGCCTTGCAAAGCtctgatgatttcatgagatCAATGGCCAATCGGATgtttcagaaatttgacaagtACTGGAAAGATTATAACATTTTGTTGTCCATTGCTGTGATAGTTGATCCGAGGTTCAAGATGCAGTTTGTTGAGTTTTTTACAACAAGTTATACGGACATGGTAGTAACGAATTAAGTCTGGTGAAGTCTAAATTAGTTTCTTTGTTTGAGGAATATATGGGCCTTGCTTCTAAATCAAGTAGTAGCAACACATCTACGAGTTCTCACAGTGGCATTGATGATAATGCTTCTCTTCCTCTAAATTCAGACAGTGGATGCATGATGTTTTGAATGtatttatgataattttttctttttctcactATTTTTTGCTTTTCGTTACCAATACATTTAATTTATGATATAGGAATTTGACACATTTCAAAGAACAAAATTAAATGATAGAGCTCAAAAGAGTCAATTAGATCTTTATTTGGATGAACCGAAAATTGATAGATCTTCAAAATGTGATGTTCTTGTATTTTGGAAAGCTTACCAATTTAGGTATCCTGAACTTGCACAAATGGCCAGAGATATTTTGAGTGTTCCAATTTCTACAAttgcttctgaatcagcttttaGCACGGGTGATAGGATACTTGACCAATATCGTAGTGCAATGAAGCCTGATGTTGTTGAGGCGTTGGTTTGTTGTAGAGATTGGTTAGTTGGACAGAAAGGTTAGTGATTCTTCTtgttattttcattttaaagttatctgttttactaatatt includes:
- the LOC142534643 gene encoding uncharacterized protein LOC142534643 is translated as MSSEPIALVHEEDSVEGVHVLDLDVDEETGTNLQGRASGSVKRKRHLKSQLWQYFEMLPEVEGKEKRCKCKACGTTYKAYSSMGTETIEVRLDDLTENIMNLFINEDAGSNNTATDD